From the genome of Nocardia mangyaensis:
CGGTCGAGTGGTGGTGGGGCTCGCCGGGAAGGCGGTGGGCGTCGGTAGCGGTAGCGAGGTGGCCGCGCCTGCGTCGGACAGGTCTGGTTCGGTGGCGGAGTTCGCCGGGGACGCGGTGCGCGGTGGGGAGGCTGGTGCGCGGGGCCAGACCGGCGAGGTGGCGCGTGAACTGCGACGCGGGGAGGTGCTGGTTCGGGTCGGGGCCGATATCGACGACCTCGGGGCCGTGGTGGTTCGGGTGCTCGTGCCGGTGGCTGTCGCGGTGATTCTGTCGCTGGCGGCGGTGGGGTTGATCGCCGTGATCTCGGTGACGGCTGCGGTGATTCTCGCGGTCGCACTGGCGGTTTCGGGGATACTCGCGCCGTGGTTGTCGGGGGTGGCGGCGCAGGAGGCCGAGCGGGCGGTGCGGGCCGATCGGGCCGAGTTCACCGCCGAGGCGATGACCGTGCTCGATCACGCGGCCGAACTGCGGGTCGCGGGCCGGCTGGACGCGGCGCTCGCGCGGGCGGACAAGGCGACTCGGCGAGCCGTGGCCGCCGAGGACGCGGCTGCCTCCCGAAGCGCCTGGGCCGCCGCGGCGACCCCACTCTCGATCGGTGTCAGCGCGTTCGGCGCCCTGCTGGTCGGCATCGCGGCCTACGGCCCCACCGGCGGACTCCCCGGCGGCATGACGCCGATGGCCCTCACCATCCTCGTCCTCGTCCCCCTCTCGGCATTCGAAGCCGTCGCCGCCCTCCCCGCCGCCGCAACCACTCTCACCACCTCCCGCGCCGCCCTCCACCGCCTGCGCAGCGCGGCACCGGACGTCACCGAGAGCACGGCAGCTGGTGGCGCGCTCACACCTGATGGTCCGGCCGCAGGGCGCGTGGCAACAGCTGGGGACAGGGCAGCTGGGGCCGAGGGAAAGGCGAGCGCGGTAGGTGGCGGCGCTGCGCCGACTGTGCGCGCGGTGCCGGAGATCGCGCTGCCGGAGGGGCGGCGCATGGCCGTGGTCGGTCCCAGCGGCTCGGGAAAGACGACGCTGTTGATGGCGTGGGCCGGGTTGTTCGGCACCCCGCGCGATGGCGTCACCTTCTTCGCCGAGGACGCGCATCTGTTCGGCACATCGATCCTGGAGAACCTGCGCGTCGCCCGCGGCGACATCACCGATGACGAAGCCGAAAACGCCTTGCGCGCAGTCGGTCTCGGCCCATGGCTCGACACCCTCCCGAACGGCGTGCACACCGGTCTCACCGCGGGCGCCGCCGCCGTCTCGGGCGGTCAGCGCCGCCGCATCCTCCTCGCCCGCGCCCTGCTCGCCCCCGCCCACACCCTTCTCCTCGACGAACCCACCGAACACCTGGCCGCCGCGGAGGGAGAACAACTCCTGCGCGACCTCCTCGACGCCGACAGCGGCCTCGTCGCCCCCGACCGCACCGTCGTCGTGGTCACCCACCAACTCCCCACCGACCACCACGCCGACACGGTCGTCACCGTCGACCCCACCGGCACCTGCCATGTAACCCACCCCCGCAGCTCGACCACCTGATTCGGCGAGTGGCCCCGGCGCGATCGACCACTTCGCCCGCGGATTTCGCGGTCCTGCGCGCTGGGTCCCACCGGACGAACTCGCCCAGGTCAGACGCACCATTAAATCAATTGCCGCCTCCGCCCCGCCCCACTAGATTCATCAGTACACAAGAGAGGAGGTGGTCTGAAGAATGTATGTTCAACGGATGCGTGAGGTGGCTGCCCGCTAGCAGCACACCCTGCGGGATTTCCCCAGCGGTGCGCTGAGCGCGAATCCCAAGCAGTCACCCGACCCCCGAGCCCCCGGCAGATCCAACCGGGACCGTCACGTTCCCTGGAACGCGACGATATGGCTCGGGGGTCGCTCCATGTTCGGAGGAAAACCTGCTGCTAGCTGCGCTGAGGTGCCGCTACGATGTGAGGATGAACGCTGAGCCGCTACCTGACGAGGTGGATGAGGTGGATGCGCCGCCTGAGTGGTTGGCGCCTGCGGGGGGGTACACGGCCGAGAAGTTTCTTGCGATGCGCGGACTGCCGAAGCACACCGAGTTGATCGATGGGGGATTGGTCTTCGTGAGTCCGCAGCGCAAGTGGCACCGTCGGGTGATCTCGATGATTCGCGGGCAGTTGCGCACTCAAGCGCCGGATGAATGGCGAGCGGACCGCGAGATGGCAGTGCGGCTCGGATTGCGGCAGATGCCCGAACCCGATGTGTTGGTCGTCAGCGCGGAAGCATTCGGTCGCGAAGACCCTCAAAGCTATTACGAGCCAGCCGATGTCGCACTTGTCGTCGAGGTGGTTTCGCCCGACTCCGAGGAGCGTGATCGCGACACGAAGCCGTTCAAGTACGCCAAGGCGGGAATTCGACACTTCTGGCGGGTCGAGCGGGGTGACGGCGAACATGTCATCGCTTATGCCTACGAGCTGGACCCGGCCACCAGCCGGTATGTCCCCGTAGGCATTTTTCATGATCGGTTGACCATCGGTGTCCCGTTTCCGATCGACATCGATCTGACTGCCCTCGAGAACTAGCGGCCGAGCAGCTCAGCCGATGTAGCGCTGCAAGCGGGCGGAGAGGCGGGGCTCGAGGGCACCGTCGGGGTTCACTCGTTCTTCGACGTAGGCGAGGTCGCCGCCCTCGACGATGCCGTAGAGGCGTTTGGCGCCGCCGACGACGGAGCCGGACTGGCTGCGGATCACCACGTCGGTGGCCAGTTCCCAGGATGACTGGGTGCGGGCGGTGCCGTAGAACAGTTCGACGATGCCGGAGCTGTGGGTG
Proteins encoded in this window:
- the cydC gene encoding thiol reductant ABC exporter subunit CydC encodes the protein MWGLLGLSPWRVAVAIGWGVLALGSGLALAALAAWLIARAWQMPPVLYLSVAVTAVRALGISRGLCRYLERLATHDVALRAMTSARTTVYRTLAQSDIWWRRDRVSSSGDDGRVVVGLAGKAVGVGSGSEVAAPASDRSGSVAEFAGDAVRGGEAGARGQTGEVARELRRGEVLVRVGADIDDLGAVVVRVLVPVAVAVILSLAAVGLIAVISVTAAVILAVALAVSGILAPWLSGVAAQEAERAVRADRAEFTAEAMTVLDHAAELRVAGRLDAALARADKATRRAVAAEDAAASRSAWAAAATPLSIGVSAFGALLVGIAAYGPTGGLPGGMTPMALTILVLVPLSAFEAVAALPAAATTLTTSRAALHRLRSAAPDVTESTAAGGALTPDGPAAGRVATAGDRAAGAEGKASAVGGGAAPTVRAVPEIALPEGRRMAVVGPSGSGKTTLLMAWAGLFGTPRDGVTFFAEDAHLFGTSILENLRVARGDITDDEAENALRAVGLGPWLDTLPNGVHTGLTAGAAAVSGGQRRRILLARALLAPAHTLLLDEPTEHLAAAEGEQLLRDLLDADSGLVAPDRTVVVVTHQLPTDHHADTVVTVDPTGTCHVTHPRSSTT
- a CDS encoding Uma2 family endonuclease, whose product is MNAEPLPDEVDEVDAPPEWLAPAGGYTAEKFLAMRGLPKHTELIDGGLVFVSPQRKWHRRVISMIRGQLRTQAPDEWRADREMAVRLGLRQMPEPDVLVVSAEAFGREDPQSYYEPADVALVVEVVSPDSEERDRDTKPFKYAKAGIRHFWRVERGDGEHVIAYAYELDPATSRYVPVGIFHDRLTIGVPFPIDIDLTALEN